A single genomic interval of Hyphomicrobium methylovorum harbors:
- a CDS encoding FdhF/YdeP family oxidoreductase: MSEQPFKGTHTKASKRAVPGVETYSGPAGGWGALKAVAKALSHEMAVSREVRSLLSMNQPTGFDCPGCAWPDPRHTSSFEFCENGAKAVAWEATSKRTTPEFFSNHTVSELWSWSDYALEGEGRLTHPMVYDRATDKFQPIAWEEAFARIGRALQALPDPNMAEFYTSGRTSNEAAFLYQLFVREFGTNNFPDCSNMCHEATSVGLPDSIGVGKGTVTIEDFDHADAIFCIGHNPGTNHPRMLGTLREASKRGCKIVVFNPLRERGLERFQAPQNPFEMVTLGSTPIASSYYQVGIGGDVAVLKGMMKSLLEMDRAETAAGRKGILDRAFIAEHTQGFDALVRNIDATDWAQIERYSALSRTDIEAAAKIYAEADRVIICYGMGITQHCHGTSNVNQIANLLLMRGNIGKEGAGICPLRGHSNVQGDRTVGITENPSKDLLDNLEAVFRIKAPRKKGHNAVEAIEAIVNGQSKALVCLGGNLAVAMSDPDVTFHAMRQLDLAVHIATKLNRSHLLIAKESFILPCLGRTELDMQDTGRQTVTVEDSMAMVHASSGGLKPASEHLKSEPAIVAGLAMAAIPDTNVPWDDLVADYSLIREKIEAVFPDFFDFNERIELPGGFRLSVPASRREWKTKSGKAEFLVVGGLEEDPRCEQPGALVLATVRSHDQYNTTIYGLDDRYRGITGRRDIIFMNASDLEARGLHHGDTVDIETVCNDGDEPRTLSGLTAVAFDIAAGSVATYYPEANSLIAVDQYDRRSGTPSYKSIPVVVRRVGPQAQSV, translated from the coding sequence ATGTCGGAGCAACCCTTCAAGGGTACGCACACCAAAGCAAGTAAGCGCGCGGTTCCGGGTGTTGAGACGTACTCAGGACCTGCGGGCGGTTGGGGTGCTCTCAAGGCGGTGGCCAAGGCGCTAAGCCATGAGATGGCAGTGTCGCGAGAAGTCCGCAGCCTGCTGTCGATGAACCAGCCCACTGGGTTCGACTGTCCTGGCTGCGCTTGGCCGGATCCGCGTCACACGTCGTCGTTCGAGTTCTGCGAAAACGGAGCGAAAGCGGTTGCTTGGGAGGCAACGAGCAAACGCACGACGCCGGAGTTTTTCTCCAATCACACGGTTTCGGAGCTTTGGAGCTGGTCCGACTACGCGCTTGAAGGCGAGGGCCGCCTAACGCATCCGATGGTCTACGATCGCGCGACGGATAAGTTTCAGCCAATCGCGTGGGAGGAGGCGTTTGCTCGCATCGGTCGAGCGCTGCAGGCCTTGCCTGATCCGAACATGGCGGAGTTCTACACATCCGGGCGCACCTCGAATGAGGCCGCATTTCTTTACCAACTCTTCGTTCGCGAATTCGGCACCAACAATTTTCCCGACTGCTCGAATATGTGTCACGAGGCGACGAGCGTCGGTCTTCCGGACTCGATCGGCGTTGGCAAAGGAACGGTGACGATCGAGGACTTCGATCATGCCGACGCGATCTTCTGCATCGGCCACAATCCGGGCACCAATCATCCGCGCATGCTTGGTACGCTTCGCGAGGCATCCAAGCGCGGATGCAAAATCGTGGTTTTCAATCCCCTACGAGAGCGTGGGCTGGAGCGCTTCCAGGCACCGCAGAATCCCTTCGAGATGGTGACGCTTGGATCGACGCCGATTGCGTCGTCATATTATCAGGTTGGCATCGGCGGCGATGTCGCCGTCCTCAAGGGCATGATGAAGTCCTTGCTTGAAATGGATCGCGCGGAAACGGCGGCAGGCCGGAAAGGCATTCTGGATCGTGCGTTTATTGCCGAGCACACGCAAGGGTTCGATGCGCTTGTTCGGAACATCGATGCGACCGATTGGGCGCAGATCGAGCGCTACTCAGCCTTGTCGCGGACGGATATCGAGGCGGCTGCGAAGATCTACGCTGAAGCCGATCGGGTCATCATCTGCTACGGCATGGGCATTACGCAGCATTGCCACGGGACATCGAACGTCAACCAGATCGCGAACCTGCTTCTGATGCGGGGTAATATCGGCAAGGAAGGCGCCGGCATCTGCCCGCTGCGTGGACATTCGAACGTTCAGGGTGATCGGACTGTCGGCATCACTGAAAACCCATCGAAGGATCTGCTCGATAATCTCGAAGCCGTTTTTCGCATCAAGGCGCCACGTAAGAAGGGGCATAACGCCGTTGAGGCCATCGAAGCGATCGTCAACGGGCAGTCTAAGGCGTTGGTGTGCCTGGGTGGCAATCTTGCGGTGGCGATGTCTGATCCAGACGTAACGTTTCACGCAATGCGTCAGCTTGATCTTGCCGTGCATATTGCGACGAAGTTGAACCGATCGCATCTGCTCATCGCCAAGGAGAGTTTTATTCTACCCTGCCTTGGGCGGACTGAACTCGATATGCAGGATACCGGGCGGCAAACGGTGACGGTCGAAGACTCTATGGCGATGGTGCATGCGTCCTCGGGTGGTCTGAAACCTGCGTCGGAGCATCTGAAGTCGGAACCGGCAATCGTCGCCGGTCTGGCAATGGCCGCGATCCCCGATACGAACGTTCCTTGGGATGACCTCGTTGCGGACTACAGCCTGATCCGCGAAAAGATAGAAGCCGTGTTTCCGGATTTCTTCGATTTCAATGAGCGTATCGAGCTGCCCGGTGGCTTCCGTCTGTCGGTTCCTGCGTCTCGTCGGGAGTGGAAGACGAAATCAGGAAAGGCGGAGTTCCTCGTTGTCGGCGGGCTCGAAGAGGACCCGCGCTGCGAACAACCCGGCGCGCTTGTCCTCGCGACTGTGCGCAGTCACGATCAGTACAATACGACGATCTACGGCTTGGACGATCGCTACCGCGGTATAACCGGCCGCCGCGATATCATTTTCATGAATGCTTCCGATCTGGAGGCGCGTGGATTGCACCATGGTGACACTGTCGACATAGAAACGGTGTGCAACGATGGCGACGAACCGCGCACGCTGAGCGGCCTGACCGCAGTTGCGTTCGATATCGCCGCGGGTTCCGTTGCGACTTACTATCCCGAAGCCAACAGCCTCATCGCAGTCGATCAGTATGATCGGCGAAGCGGAACACCGTCTTATAAATCAATCCCAGTGGTCGTCAGACGCGTCGGGCCTCAAGCGCAATCGGTGTAG
- a CDS encoding AAA family ATPase, with translation MRPVRLTMQAFGPYPGRVAIDFRSAVDAGLFGIYGQTGSGKSTIFSAMTFALFGAPAKPDQEPTSLRSDHADPALMTEVEFVFDIGNRRYVIVRRPEQKRPKQRGNGETSTPHEAFLFEATGQTLESISENQRGKIIAEKKVGLVDQAVSDMLGYGADQFRQIVLLPQGRFETFLAAKTKQRLEILRDLFDVSLYRNLAAKLKADAKAVEDRVSHDRHVCAGRLAAEGFESTDALSDGIVSADAHHADLIEAEKTALGLFTETQTAVTNAEKIEALFKASETAANTITAFEENKNEMKALAERVTKAERARSLLDVEAHVTTFATDVATAEKKLQSAQLHVEQAVDAANKAAEQLKKEIDRADEIDVLRRNIEELERHALVLKKSADLKSEVDKAHAAERAASIDLDQAQRRLTDLQSAGQKKSEALKLAHQRDAQRSEGTIQLHTLSAALVEATAFEKAGDDVQKASVNVEQRNAAHETAKRQAEAAKSAYEVAEQSFSAAQALHLASRLEPGSPCPVCGSTNHPAPATHAVEHVETEQTFRDAKNAWQQTDAAARDAAEHLASARSVLQDRQNRLEDLQKPADSASSLNTKIQDIKRTLEHLGPQIDLSQANAEFEQLSNDIETLKQQIETLRDAHSECLRKKSEARVRLEETLSPIPESLRNPETLSSAKQAASEAYKSRLVAKETAERIAQESREAALTAQKDQQAADSALLDCRERHRNAITIFESRLAESGLTADDFLVLKPAIKTIETDRAIVADHDRKLALAKDTAASAAKAIDGKARPDLISLMARQKEAGEKLAEASDQRSHAKAKLTQLIKLRDELADTFRKLDEEEATSGPLRKLAALMNGNNKQNLDLETFAIGAMFDQVLEAANLRIGPMTNNRYRLERDLDIGRGRRGLDIQVFDTHTGKARSTSTLSGGETFIAALALALGLADVVESASCKIRLDTIFIDEGFGSLDTENGAGTLDQVLQVLSKLVSQNRSVGIISHVPLVQEAIPNGFYIRKDIAGSTVETKIAI, from the coding sequence GTGAGGCCAGTAAGACTGACAATGCAGGCCTTCGGTCCTTACCCGGGACGCGTCGCAATCGATTTCCGCAGCGCGGTCGATGCGGGCCTTTTCGGCATCTACGGGCAAACCGGTTCCGGAAAATCCACCATCTTTAGCGCGATGACGTTCGCACTATTCGGCGCACCCGCAAAGCCGGATCAGGAACCGACATCGCTGCGTTCCGATCATGCGGATCCCGCCTTGATGACCGAAGTCGAGTTCGTGTTCGACATCGGAAACCGTCGCTATGTCATAGTTCGGCGGCCCGAACAGAAGCGGCCGAAGCAACGAGGAAATGGAGAGACCTCAACCCCGCATGAGGCTTTTCTTTTTGAGGCCACCGGGCAAACGCTCGAGTCGATCAGCGAGAACCAACGCGGAAAGATCATCGCCGAGAAAAAGGTCGGACTGGTCGATCAGGCGGTCTCGGATATGCTGGGCTATGGCGCCGACCAATTCCGCCAGATCGTTCTTCTGCCACAAGGCCGGTTCGAAACATTTCTTGCTGCAAAAACGAAACAACGTCTCGAAATCCTTCGTGATCTCTTTGATGTCTCGCTTTACCGCAACCTCGCAGCCAAGCTGAAAGCAGACGCCAAAGCCGTTGAAGATCGAGTGAGCCACGACCGACACGTCTGCGCGGGTCGTCTCGCAGCCGAAGGCTTCGAAAGTACCGACGCCTTGAGCGACGGGATCGTCAGCGCCGATGCGCATCATGCTGATTTGATCGAAGCCGAAAAGACTGCACTCGGGCTTTTTACAGAGACGCAGACAGCCGTCACCAATGCCGAGAAAATCGAAGCGCTCTTCAAAGCGTCTGAAACGGCTGCGAATACCATAACCGCGTTTGAAGAAAACAAAAACGAGATGAAGGCTCTGGCTGAGCGCGTCACAAAGGCGGAACGAGCACGTTCCCTGCTTGACGTAGAAGCGCACGTCACGACCTTCGCCACCGATGTCGCAACGGCCGAAAAGAAATTGCAGAGCGCTCAACTCCACGTCGAGCAAGCGGTAGACGCAGCAAACAAAGCAGCGGAGCAACTAAAGAAAGAAATCGATCGAGCAGATGAGATCGATGTTCTGCGCCGGAACATCGAAGAACTCGAACGCCACGCGTTAGTGCTGAAGAAATCAGCAGACCTAAAAAGCGAGGTCGACAAAGCACACGCAGCCGAGCGCGCTGCAAGTATCGACCTGGACCAAGCTCAACGAAGGCTGACAGACCTCCAAAGCGCAGGTCAGAAGAAATCGGAGGCGCTCAAACTCGCGCACCAGAGAGACGCTCAGCGGAGCGAAGGAACAATCCAGCTTCATACGCTGAGCGCAGCTCTTGTCGAAGCCACGGCTTTTGAGAAAGCTGGCGATGACGTTCAAAAGGCGAGCGTCAATGTCGAGCAACGAAACGCAGCCCACGAAACCGCGAAGCGCCAAGCCGAGGCCGCAAAATCCGCATACGAGGTTGCAGAGCAAAGCTTCTCTGCCGCTCAGGCTCTGCATCTCGCCTCGAGACTAGAGCCGGGCTCCCCCTGCCCCGTTTGCGGCTCGACCAACCATCCAGCACCCGCAACGCACGCGGTCGAGCACGTCGAAACCGAGCAAACATTCCGAGACGCGAAAAACGCTTGGCAGCAGACAGACGCAGCCGCACGTGACGCCGCGGAACACTTAGCGTCAGCCCGCAGCGTGCTGCAGGACCGCCAGAACAGGCTCGAAGACCTACAAAAGCCCGCAGACAGCGCATCATCTCTGAATACGAAAATCCAAGACATAAAACGCACCCTCGAACATCTTGGGCCTCAGATAGACCTTTCCCAGGCGAACGCCGAGTTCGAGCAATTGAGCAATGACATCGAAACGCTCAAGCAACAGATTGAGACATTGCGAGATGCGCACTCTGAGTGTTTGAGAAAAAAATCAGAGGCACGCGTTCGCCTGGAAGAAACTCTATCTCCCATTCCTGAAAGCCTGAGAAATCCCGAAACTCTCTCGTCCGCCAAACAAGCTGCATCAGAAGCGTACAAGTCGCGCCTCGTCGCAAAAGAAACCGCCGAACGGATTGCGCAAGAGTCCCGCGAGGCGGCTCTGACCGCGCAGAAAGATCAGCAAGCCGCCGACAGCGCCCTCTTGGATTGTCGCGAACGTCACCGGAACGCGATCACCATTTTCGAATCCCGGCTTGCCGAGAGCGGGCTCACCGCCGATGATTTCCTCGTTCTGAAACCTGCAATCAAGACCATCGAAACAGATCGAGCGATCGTGGCGGATCATGATCGCAAGTTGGCACTAGCAAAAGACACTGCTGCAAGTGCAGCAAAAGCCATAGACGGCAAAGCCCGTCCTGATCTCATAAGCCTCATGGCACGTCAGAAAGAAGCCGGAGAAAAGCTGGCCGAAGCTTCCGATCAGCGATCTCATGCCAAGGCCAAGCTAACGCAGCTCATTAAACTTCGCGACGAACTCGCCGACACATTCCGAAAGCTCGACGAGGAAGAAGCCACTTCCGGGCCGCTGCGCAAACTCGCGGCCCTCATGAACGGCAACAACAAACAGAACCTCGATCTGGAAACGTTCGCCATCGGCGCGATGTTCGATCAGGTTCTCGAAGCCGCCAACCTGCGTATTGGCCCGATGACGAATAATCGCTACCGGCTGGAACGAGATCTGGATATCGGCCGCGGACGTCGCGGCCTCGACATTCAAGTGTTCGACACGCATACGGGCAAAGCGCGGTCGACAAGCACGCTATCCGGCGGAGAAACATTCATTGCCGCCTTGGCTCTCGCGTTAGGACTCGCCGACGTCGTTGAAAGCGCCAGCTGCAAGATACGCCTCGACACCATTTTCATCGATGAAGGCTTCGGCAGTCTGGACACCGAGAACGGCGCGGGCACCCTCGACCAAGTGCTCCAGGTTTTGAGCAAGCTCGTCAGCCAGAACCGCTCAGTCGGCATCATCTCGCACGTTCCCCTCGTGCAGGAAGCCATTCCAAACGGTTTCTACATACGCAAAGACATCGCCGGTAGCACCGTGGAAACCAAGATCGCAATTTGA
- a CDS encoding exonuclease SbcCD subunit D: MRILHTADLHLGRQFNGIPLEEDHQAILDQIVSAVKASSADVLIIAGDIFDRANPPATAVRQFNTFLSRIASETSAAVAMIAGNHDSGDRIASMSVMTDAKRALIRGVISADEKPLLLHDAHGVVAFSGLPFSYEFAARECFADETMQTPEHVLAAQVAAARNNVPDGARWVVIAHAFVAGAQGSDSERPLARVGGIETVRPEIFEGAHYVALGHLHRPQFVAQTHIRYSGSPLAFGFDEVDAAKSMNLVEIDAAGISTTEAIPFKPLRGIRILKGKHAELLLSEPSTDFVKVILTDDTPVIDAMKRMRAIFPNACDLTYQRDERPRETKPLERSSVRLRDPIEVVGDFLNSVSNEPMTETDRSIVTSALHSIENGEEAA, encoded by the coding sequence ATGAGAATTCTGCATACCGCAGACTTACACCTCGGCCGCCAGTTCAACGGAATCCCTCTCGAAGAGGATCACCAGGCGATCCTCGATCAAATTGTAAGCGCCGTTAAAGCCTCGTCCGCCGACGTCCTCATTATTGCTGGCGATATATTCGACCGCGCGAACCCGCCAGCAACAGCCGTTCGTCAGTTCAATACGTTCCTTTCACGCATCGCGTCCGAAACCTCGGCCGCAGTCGCGATGATCGCCGGCAATCACGACTCAGGCGATCGCATCGCATCAATGTCTGTGATGACCGATGCAAAGCGCGCGCTTATTCGCGGCGTTATAAGCGCCGACGAAAAACCTCTGCTGCTGCACGATGCTCACGGGGTCGTTGCCTTCTCCGGCTTACCCTTCTCATACGAATTCGCGGCACGAGAATGCTTTGCCGACGAAACAATGCAAACCCCGGAGCACGTGCTTGCCGCACAAGTTGCAGCAGCGCGAAACAATGTTCCTGACGGCGCACGCTGGGTTGTCATCGCTCATGCTTTTGTGGCGGGCGCGCAGGGAAGCGATAGCGAACGGCCGCTTGCGCGCGTGGGCGGAATCGAAACGGTCCGACCAGAAATCTTCGAAGGCGCACATTACGTCGCGTTGGGTCATCTGCATCGCCCTCAGTTCGTCGCCCAAACTCACATTCGATATTCAGGATCTCCATTAGCCTTCGGCTTCGACGAGGTAGATGCTGCAAAATCCATGAACCTCGTGGAAATCGACGCGGCAGGCATATCGACAACGGAAGCAATTCCATTCAAGCCACTGCGCGGCATCCGTATCCTCAAGGGCAAGCACGCAGAGCTGCTGCTCAGCGAGCCTTCGACGGACTTCGTCAAAGTCATTCTGACCGATGACACACCTGTTATCGACGCCATGAAGCGCATGCGTGCAATATTTCCGAACGCTTGCGATCTAACGTACCAGCGGGACGAACGCCCGCGCGAAACCAAACCTCTCGAAAGATCGAGCGTACGATTGAGAGACCCGATCGAAGTCGTCGGCGACTTCCTGAACAGCGTCAGCAACGAACCGATGACAGAAACGGACCGCAGCATCGTGACCTCAGCTCTCCATTCCATCGAAAATGGCGAGGAGGCAGCGTGA